The Dokdonia sp. 4H-3-7-5 genomic interval TCCAGGTCCAAGAGCAGAAAGACGACGCTTGTGCGTTATCTCTGCAAGAGGATTGGTTTGATCCATAAATTGTGATAACTGGTTTGTTCCAAAGAAAGAATTAATAACAGAAGACAATGTCTTTGCATTAATCAAGTCAATAGGGGTAAAAACTTCGTTATCACGAACGTTCATACGCTCACGAATAGTACGAGCCATACGTGCAAGACCTACACCAAATTGTGCAGATAATTGCTCCCCAACTGTACGTACACGACGGTTTGATAAGTGATCAATATCATCAATCTCTGCTTTTGCATTGATCAACTCAATTAAATACTTAATAATGGTAATAATATCAAGCTTAGTAAGCACTTGCTTATCCATCTCAATATCAAGACCTAGTTTTTTATTCATTCTGTAACGACCTACTTCACCTAAGTTATAGCGTTGGTCTGAGAAGAATAATTTATCAATAATACCACGTGCTGTTTCCTCATCTGGCGGCTCAGCATTACGTAGTTGTCTATAGATATGTTCAACAGCCTCTTTTTCTGAGTTTGTTGGATCCTTTTGTAGTGTATTATGGATAATCGCATAATCTGCTTGCTGATTATCTTCTTTGTGAAGTAATACAGTCTTAGCTCCAGCTTCAAGAATTTCTTCTACATGCTCTTTTTCTAATACGGTATCACGGTCAAGTACAATCTCGTTACGCTCGATAGAAACTACTTCACCAGTATCTTCATCTACGAAGTCTTCATGCCATGTGTTAAGAACACGCGCAGCAAGCTTACGACCTAAATATTTTTTTAATCCTGTTTTAGAAACTTTTACTTCTTCTGCAAGGTCAAAGATTTCAAGGATATCTTTATCTCTTTCAAAACCGATTGCACGGAAAAGTGTAGTAACAGGTAATTTCTTTTTACGATCGATATATGCGTACATAACGCTATTAATATCTGTCGCAAATTCTATCCAAGATCCTTTAAAAGGAATTACTCGGGCAGAATATAATTTTGTTCCATTTGCGTGGAACGATTGTCCAAAGAAAACTCCAGGTGAACGGTGTAGTTGAGAAACAACAACACGCTCTGCGCCATTGATCACAAATGTTCCGCTAGGAGTCATGTATGGAATTGTACCTAGATATACATCTTGTACAATAGTTTCAAAATCCTCGTGCTCTTCGTCAGTACAGTATAATTTTAGACGTGCTTTTAAAGGCACACTATATGTAAGACCACGTTCAATACACTCTTGAATAGAGTACCTTGGTGGGTCAACGAAATAATCTAAAAACTCGAGTACAAAGTTGTTACGAGTATCTGTAATTGGGAAGTTCTCGAGAAAAGTATTATAAAGACCCTCATCACCTCTCTCATCAGACTTTGTTTCCAGTTGGAAAAAATCTTGGAAAGACTTTACTTGAATATCCAAAAAGTCTGGATAATCAGGTCTATTCTTTACCGATGAGAAACTGATTCTTTCTCCTTGTTTTGCATCTTGCATCATCAACGAACGGAATTTGATTAGAACTAAACTTGCCCCTTAGCAAGTTTAAATATGATTTATTATGTACGATTAAAATCAAGTAAATATCGAGTTACAAAAAAGGTAACCATCTTATACGACAAATGGTTTAGGTATAATCGTACTCCCGAAGAAGTACAATTAACCTAAACCTTTATCTAGTTATTATGGTAAGCTTACTTAAGCTCAACCTCTGCACCAGCTTCTTCTAATTGAGCTTTAAGTGCTTCAGCTTCGTCTTTAGAAACACCTTCCTTAATAGGAGATGGTGCATTATCTACAAGCTCTTTTGCATCTTTAAGTCCAGCTCCAGTTAATTCTTTTACAAGTTTAACTACAGCAAGTTTAGAACTACCAGCAGCCTTAAGGATCACGTCAAATTCTGACTTTTCCTCAGCAGCTTCAGCTCCAGCTCCAGCTGGTCCAGCTACTACTGCAGCAGCAGCAGGCTCGATACCGTATTCATCTTTTAAAATAGTAGCTAACTCGTTTACTTCTTTTACTGTAAGGTTAACTAATTGTTCTGCGAAATCTTTTAAATCTGCCATTTTCTATCGTTTTTGAAAATTGTAATTGTTATATAATAAATAATAGTGCGTACTAATTATCCTTCCTTCTCAGAAAGGGTTTTGATAATACCTGCGAGTTTACCTCCACTTGACTTAAGAGCGCTAACAACGTTCTTAGCAGGTGACTGAAGCAATCCAACGATGTCTCCAATGAGTTCTTCTCTCGATTTGATATTTACCAGACTATCAAGTTGATCGTCCCCAACATAAATAGCTTCTTCAATAAATGCTCCTTTTAATAAAGGCTTATCAGATTTCTTACGAAATTCTTTAATAACCTTAGCAGGTGCATTACCCGTCTCGGCAAACATGATTGCAGTGTTTCCTTTTAATACATTTGGAAGTTCTGCAAAATCCTTATCTGATGCCTCCATTGCCTTTGACAGCAATGTGTTTTTAACTACTGCTAGACTAACTCCTGCTTTAAAACATGCACGACGTAAATTAGAAGTCGCACCTGCATCTAAACCAGATATATCTGCAAGATAAATATGTACATTATCCCCTAACTGCGCAGTTAAATCTTTAATTACTATTGATTTTTCTTCTCTTGTCATAATTTAAAATTTGAACTAGTCAGTAGCGAATCGCTTAGCATCTACCTCTACAGATGGGCTCATTGTACTTGACATAAAAATACTCTTTATGTAAACACCTTTTGCCGTAGTAGGTTTAAGCTTTACTAATGTTGTTATTAATTCTCTTGCGTTTCCTGCAATTTTCTCAGCATCAAAAGATGCTTTACCTACAGAAGCGTGAATGATACCAGTTTTATCAACCTTAAAGTCAATCTTACCTGCTTTTACATCAGATACTGCTTTTGCAATATCCATAGTAACTGTACCAGTCTTAGGGTTAGGCATTAAACCACGTGGCCCTAAGACACGTCCTAAAGGTCCTAATTTACCCATTACACTAGGCATAGTAATAATTACATCTACGTCTGTCCAACCACCTTTGATTTTCTCAAGGTACTCGTCTAGTCCTACGTAATCTGCACCAGCCTCTTGAGCCTCTGCAGCCTTGTCTGGAGTAACAAGTGCAAGCACCTTTACATCCTTACCAGTACCGTGAGGTAATGTAACCACTCCACGAACCATCTGGTTAGCTTTACGAGGGTCAACATTAAGACGTACAGCAATATCTACAGAAGGATCAAAGTTTACGTTACTTACTTCTTTAATTAAAGCAGAAGCATCAGCAAGATTGTAGGTTTGACCCGCTTCAATCTTAGTCTGATTTTCTTTTTGCTTTTTTGTTAATTTTGCCATTTTAATTTTGTTTTAAGCTGTTAAGCTGGAGCATCTCCACCTTTAACCGTTATTCCCATTGAACGAGCTGTACCAGCCACCATCTTCATTGCACTATCAATTGTAAATGCATTTAAATCAGGCATCTTGTCCTCTGCAATTGCACGTACTTGATCCCAAGTAACTTTTGCAACTTTCTTACGGTTAGGCTCACCAGAACCACTTTTAACTTTAGCTGCTTCCAATAATTGAACTGCTGCTGGAGGAGTTTTGATTACAAAATCAAAAGACTTATCCTTATAAACAGTTATCGCAACAGGAAGCACTTTACCAGCTTTATCTTGAGTTCTAGCATTAAACTGCTTACAGAACTCCATGATGTTTACACCGGCTGCACCTAAAGCAGGTCCTACTGGTGGAGAAGGATTTGCAGCCCCTCCACGTACTTGTAACTTAACAACCTTACTTACTTCTTTTGCCATTTCTAAAAATTTAAACAGACCTGTTCATAATGTGGAAGCATAGAACAAAATCTAAAATATATTAATGTAACAATTAATCTCTTATACTTTTTCCACTTGCATATAGCTAAGCTCTAACGGAGTTTTTCTTCCGAATATCTTTACCATCACCTCAAGCTTACGCTTTTCCTCATTCACTTTCTCCACCGTACCGTTAAATCCATTAAATGGACCATCAATCACCTTGATTGTCTCACCTATAGTGAAAGGTATAGATATACTGTCTTGCTTTACAGCAAGCTCATCTACCTTACCTAACATACGATTAACTTCAGACTTGCGCAATGGAACAGGATCCCCACCTTTAACCTCACCAAGGAAACCAATTACACCATTAATAGACTTAATAATGTGAGGAATTTCTCCGCCAAGATTAGCTTTAACCATTATATATCCCGGAAAATAAACACGCTCTTTGTTAACCTTTTTACCATTACGGATTTGGATAACTTTCTCAGTAGGCACTAACACCTCTTCAATACTATCCTCAAGATTTAAACGAGAAATTTCTTGCTCGATATACGCCTTTACTTTATTCTCTTGACCACTAACGGCCCTTACCACATACCACTGTTTCGTGTTACTTGTCTTAGCCATCTTGCTTGAATTAATTTGTTCCAACTACTTTATCAAAATATAACTTAATCACATTACTAAAAACGGTATCAACACCCCAAATAGCCAATGAAAAAATTATAGAAAACACAGCAACCACCACCATTAGACGTTGCGCTTCTGGAAGCGGCGTCCACGTTACGTGGTTTCTAAGCTCATTATATGATTCTTGAACGTAATTAATTAATCCAGCCATAATAGTTATTTCTTTCTAAACAAACACCTAGCAAGCGCCAAGATGTTCTAATGTTTTCAAAATATAAATTAGCTCAAAAAATTAATTTTAAAGCTAATTCAAGTTGCACGGGATGAGAGACTCGAACTCACGACACCTGGTTTTGGAGACCAGTGCTCTACCAACTGAGCTAATCCCGTATACTTTAAGTTTTGAATCTCAAATTTCAAAAGAAATTATCGTTATTATTCATAAACTTAGGACTTCAACAAGCAACACTTTCGCGAAAGCTAAATAGAACCCCTCTTAACAAAAGTCAAGGCGTCTTGCAAAACAAGACACCTTTACTTTTTATCTATAGACTAGAATTAATCTAATATCTCAGTTACCTGACCAGCTCCTACAGTTCTACCACCTTCACGGACAGCAAAACGAAGACCTAAGCTAAGTGCGATAGGCTGAATAAGCTCAACAGTAATAGTTAAGTTATCTCCAGGCATAACCATCTCAACTCCATCAGGAAGCATGATGTTACCAGTTACATCAGTTGTACGTACGTAAAACTGTGGACGGTAGTTATTGTGGAATGGAGTGTGACGTCCACCTTCTTCTTTCTTAAGGATGTAAACCTCAGCTTTAAACTTAGCGTGTGGTGTTACTGATCCTGGCTTAACAATTACCATTCCTCTAGAGATCATTGACTTCTCAATACCTCTTAAAAGGATACCAGCGTTATCTCCAGCCTCTCCTCTATCAAGGATCTGACGGAACATTTCAATACCAGTAATAGTAGATGTAAGTTTTTCTGCACCCATACCAATGATCTCAACAGGATCTCCAGTGTTTGCAATACCAGTTTCGATACGACCTGTAGCAACAGTTCCACGACCTGTAATAGAGAATACATCTTCTATTGGCATAAGGAAAGGCTTTTCAGTCTCACGAAGTGGCTCTTCAATCCAAGCATCAACAGCAGCCATAAGCTCTAATACCGTATCAACCCATTTTTGCTCACCGTTTAATGCTCCAAGAGCAGAACCAGCAATTACAGGACCGTTATCTCCATCATACTCGTAGAAAGAAAGAAGATCTCTGATCTCCATCTCTACAAGCTCAAGTAATTCTTCATCATCAACCATATCCACTTTATTCATGAATACAACGATACGAGGAATACCTACCTGACGACCAAGAAGGATGTGCTCACGTGTTTGTGGCATTGGACCATCTGTAGCAGCAACAACAAGTATAGCACCGTCCATTTGAGCAGCACCAGTTACCATATTCTTTACATAATCGGCGTGACCTGGACAATCAACGTGTGCATAGTGACGGTTTGCTGTCGCATACTCAACGTGTGAAGAGTTTATTGTTATACCTCTTTCTTTTTCCTCAGGAGCATTATCAATTTGATCAAAAGCAGAAGCTTCTGAATAACCCGCATCTGCCAATACTTTTGTAATCGCAGCTGTTAAAGTTGTTTTACCGTGATCTACGTGTCCGATAGTTCCAACATTTAAATGGGGTTTCGAACGATCGTATGTTTCCTTTGCCATAATGTAATTATTTAATCTTAGTTATTATTAGTGTACTAGTTTACTATTGATCGAATACCTTCTCATTTAAACACGAAAAGTGAGTGCGACCAGCACTCATTGTTATTAATTCTTTTTGAGCCAACGACGGGAATTGAACCCGTGGCCTCTTCCTTACCAAGGAAACGCTCTACCCCTGAGCTACGTCGGCGGATTTTTTTTACGCTTTCGCGAAAGCTCAACACCTCAAAGGCATTTAGAGCGGGAGACCAGGTTCGAACTGGCGACATTCAGCTTGGAAGGCTGACGCTCTACCAACTGAGCTACTCCCGCGTTTATAACCTCACTAACATAAGTGATAATGAAATTAAAGGTGTGGGGAGAGCAGGATTCGAACCTGCGAAGTTAAAAACAACTGAGTTACAGTCAGTCCTCGTTGGCCGCTTGAGTATCTCCCCATTGTATTGTCAAAATTCAGTGCGCAAAACTACGTATTAATTTTGAATAATAAAACAATATTTTAAAGAACTTTTTAACCTTTTTATTTCGGTTAAAAAAAGAGCCGATGGAGGGACTCGAACCCACGACCTGCTGATTACAAATCAGCTGCTCTAGCCAGCTGAGCTACATCGGCTTTTTACTTACATACACCTCTTTTAAGAGGCATAAAAAAGTCCGCTATTTCTAACGGACTGCGAAGATAACTAATTATTATACTTATCCAATTTTTTTTCAATAAAAAATCAAAAAAATTAAGACCTAATTTTCTCTTTTCTCTTCAAAAGCATCCTCTCCATAGACTGTACACACCCATCAGTAGCCTCTTCAAAAGACTTAGCCGTTTTCTTTACTATAAATTCATCCCCTGGAACACTGATTAATAGCTCGACAATTTTATTATTTGGCTTCACATTGGGCTCTAATTTTAAAAATACATCTGCGTGAATTATCTTATCATAAAAATGCTCAAGCTTTCCCACTTTTTTTTCAATGAATTCAATGAGTTTTACATCTGCATCAAATTTTGGCGCTTCTACAGTTACTTTCATAAGATTATATATTTAAAGTTCATAACTTAAACACCTACTTATAAGTGTTCTTTTACATTACGCCAATTATCATTTCTTATTGCGAGGATGCGCTTTAGAGTAAACATCTTTGAGGGCTTGCACACTATTATGAGTATAAACTTGCGTTGATGCAAGACTAGCATGTCCCAATAACTCTTTCACAATATTTAAATCTGCACCCTGATTAAGTAAATGTGTTGCAAACGAGTGTCTCAATATATGCGGACTCGTTTTTAACTTATCTGACGTCTCACTAAAGTAACGATTAATTATCCTGTACACAAGGGTGCTATAAATTTTAGCACCTTTATTAGTCACCAAGAGAGCATCTTCACCACTACTAGCTACAGAAGACCTAACAGCTATATACCTATCATAGGTAACAACCACACTAGAAAGCATAGGAACGATGCGCTCCTTATTACGTTTACCTATAATTTTTATGGTTTTCTGAACGACATCAATGCTCCCCACAGTCAGATCCACTAGCTCAGCACGTCTCATTCCAGTTGCATACAGAAGCTCCACTATTAATAAGTCTCTTAACGTTGCAAAATCATCAGCTTCCTTTAACCGATCAAAGACAGCTCCCACCTCTACTTCAGAAAATGGAATTTGTAGTCGCTTGGGAGTTTTTAATGATGTATGCTTCGCAAGTGGCGAAGCTTCTACCTCACCTATTTTAAGTAAAAATTTATAATAAGCCTTTAACGAAGATATCTTTCTATTGACCGTTCGGTTAGAAACGTCGTTATCAACAAGACTTACAATCCAAGATCGGATTTGCGCATAGTGAATATCTACTAGATTACTTTCATCAAAAGTTATTTTGACGAAAGCCAAAAACTCAAGCACATCTTTTTCATAAGCTATAACTGTATGCTTACTATAGTTTTTCTCAAGACTGAGATAATCAAGAAAAGAGACCAATGACATAAATAAGATAGATTATTAAAATTAACATATGTCTAAAATAAAAAACCGTTGCACTGTAAAGATAAACTTTACAACACAACGGTTTTATATGATTTAGAGAGGTTTAATCTCCCTGTTAATCCAGATCATGCTTTGCATGACAACGGATTAATAAATGCTAGATATTCTCTGCATCCCTCATCCCTTGGATGTACGATGCTTTTTGAATCTCACGTCTTCTTACTACAGAAGGCTTAGTAAACTGCTTACGCTCTCTAAGATTACGCATAGTTTTTGTGCGATCAAATTTACGCTTAAAACGTTTAAGCGCTCTATCTATATTTTCTCCGTCTTTTACTGGTATAATTAACATAGTGGGACCTCCTTTCTTTAAGTTCTTATTCGGTTTTCAGGCTGCAAATATACGTTTTAAAAGTAACCCTGCAACCCTATCCTTTAGTTTTTTGAAATTTCTTCTGACTTTGCTTTATAAGTCTTCTTATCGATCACCATTTTTGCAATGATTTCTCGCAGTATTTCTGAGGTACCACCACCTATAGGTCCTAGCCTACTGTCACGTAACATACGTGCAAGTGGATACTCTTCCATATAACCATAACCACCTAGCATCTGTAAACAGTCATAAATTACTTCATCTGCAATTTTTGTTGCAGTAAGTTTTGACATCGTCGCTTCTTTTACAACATACTCTCCCTTATTAAGGCGATATGCAATTGTATAATTAAAAGCTTTTGACATCTCTACCTCTGCTTGACGCTCTGCGAGTTTATGACGTAATGCTTGAAATTTATCAATAGTAACACCAAAGGCCATTCTCTCTTTCATGTAATCTAGTGCATACTCAATAGCATACTCTGCTCTCGCATGAGCATTTATACCCATAATAAGACGCTCTGAAGCAAAATGCTGCATGATGTACCCAAAACCTGCATTCTCTTCACCCATAAGATTTGCTACTGGTACTTTCACATTGTCAAATGCAATCTCTCCTGTATCTGATGCTCTCCACCCTAGCTTATCCAGCTTTGTAGCGCTTACACCCGGCATGTCTCTATCTAAAAGAAAGATACTCATCCCTTTCCCTCCTAATTCAGGAGCCGTCTTAGCTGCAACTATTAAATAATCTGAATACACACCATTTGTGATAAAGGTTTTAGAACCATTAATCACGTAATGATCTCCATCCTTCACAGCCGTAGTTCTCATTCCTGCAACATCACTTCCGCCAAAAGGCTCTGTGATACATAGACAACCTATTTTATCTCCAGCAATACTAGCTGTAAGATATTCAGATTTTATTCTTTCATCTCCCTCTACATTGAGGTGTGTCATTGCAAGATAAGCATGTGCCCATATAGCAGCTGCAAATCCGCCGCTGTTAATACGTTGTAGCTCCTCTAGTAAGATAACAGTATAGAAAAAATCAAGATTCATTCCTCCATAGGCCTCAGGGTAACTAATCCCAAAGAATCCCATGTCACCAAATTTCTTCCAGATAAAACGCTCTATCTGCCCTGTC includes:
- the rpsU gene encoding 30S ribosomal protein S21; protein product: MLIIPVKDGENIDRALKRFKRKFDRTKTMRNLRERKQFTKPSVVRRREIQKASYIQGMRDAENI
- a CDS encoding acyl-CoA dehydrogenase family protein; protein product: MTNMYFTQEHNLFRESLRDFLKKEVVPHIDKWEKTGQIERFIWKKFGDMGFFGISYPEAYGGMNLDFFYTVILLEELQRINSGGFAAAIWAHAYLAMTHLNVEGDERIKSEYLTASIAGDKIGCLCITEPFGGSDVAGMRTTAVKDGDHYVINGSKTFITNGVYSDYLIVAAKTAPELGGKGMSIFLLDRDMPGVSATKLDKLGWRASDTGEIAFDNVKVPVANLMGEENAGFGYIMQHFASERLIMGINAHARAEYAIEYALDYMKERMAFGVTIDKFQALRHKLAERQAEVEMSKAFNYTIAYRLNKGEYVVKEATMSKLTATKIADEVIYDCLQMLGGYGYMEEYPLARMLRDSRLGPIGGGTSEILREIIAKMVIDKKTYKAKSEEISKN
- the secE gene encoding preprotein translocase subunit SecE; protein product: MAGLINYVQESYNELRNHVTWTPLPEAQRLMVVVAVFSIIFSLAIWGVDTVFSNVIKLYFDKVVGTN
- the rplK gene encoding 50S ribosomal protein L11, yielding MAKEVSKVVKLQVRGGAANPSPPVGPALGAAGVNIMEFCKQFNARTQDKAGKVLPVAITVYKDKSFDFVIKTPPAAVQLLEAAKVKSGSGEPNRKKVAKVTWDQVRAIAEDKMPDLNAFTIDSAMKMVAGTARSMGITVKGGDAPA
- a CDS encoding tyrosine-type recombinase/integrase, with protein sequence MSLVSFLDYLSLEKNYSKHTVIAYEKDVLEFLAFVKITFDESNLVDIHYAQIRSWIVSLVDNDVSNRTVNRKISSLKAYYKFLLKIGEVEASPLAKHTSLKTPKRLQIPFSEVEVGAVFDRLKEADDFATLRDLLIVELLYATGMRRAELVDLTVGSIDVVQKTIKIIGKRNKERIVPMLSSVVVTYDRYIAVRSSVASSGEDALLVTNKGAKIYSTLVYRIINRYFSETSDKLKTSPHILRHSFATHLLNQGADLNIVKELLGHASLASTQVYTHNSVQALKDVYSKAHPRNKK
- the nusG gene encoding transcription termination/antitermination protein NusG, producing MAKTSNTKQWYVVRAVSGQENKVKAYIEQEISRLNLEDSIEEVLVPTEKVIQIRNGKKVNKERVYFPGYIMVKANLGGEIPHIIKSINGVIGFLGEVKGGDPVPLRKSEVNRMLGKVDELAVKQDSISIPFTIGETIKVIDGPFNGFNGTVEKVNEEKRKLEVMVKIFGRKTPLELSYMQVEKV
- the tuf gene encoding elongation factor Tu produces the protein MAKETYDRSKPHLNVGTIGHVDHGKTTLTAAITKVLADAGYSEASAFDQIDNAPEEKERGITINSSHVEYATANRHYAHVDCPGHADYVKNMVTGAAQMDGAILVVAATDGPMPQTREHILLGRQVGIPRIVVFMNKVDMVDDEELLELVEMEIRDLLSFYEYDGDNGPVIAGSALGALNGEQKWVDTVLELMAAVDAWIEEPLRETEKPFLMPIEDVFSITGRGTVATGRIETGIANTGDPVEIIGMGAEKLTSTITGIEMFRQILDRGEAGDNAGILLRGIEKSMISRGMVIVKPGSVTPHAKFKAEVYILKKEEGGRHTPFHNNYRPQFYVRTTDVTGNIMLPDGVEMVMPGDNLTITVELIQPIALSLGLRFAVREGGRTVGAGQVTEILD
- a CDS encoding HPF/RaiA family ribosome-associated protein, with translation MKVTVEAPKFDADVKLIEFIEKKVGKLEHFYDKIIHADVFLKLEPNVKPNNKIVELLISVPGDEFIVKKTAKSFEEATDGCVQSMERMLLKRKEKIRS
- the rplA gene encoding 50S ribosomal protein L1 encodes the protein MAKLTKKQKENQTKIEAGQTYNLADASALIKEVSNVNFDPSVDIAVRLNVDPRKANQMVRGVVTLPHGTGKDVKVLALVTPDKAAEAQEAGADYVGLDEYLEKIKGGWTDVDVIITMPSVMGKLGPLGRVLGPRGLMPNPKTGTVTMDIAKAVSDVKAGKIDFKVDKTGIIHASVGKASFDAEKIAGNARELITTLVKLKPTTAKGVYIKSIFMSSTMSPSVEVDAKRFATD
- the rplL gene encoding 50S ribosomal protein L7/L12 — encoded protein: MADLKDFAEQLVNLTVKEVNELATILKDEYGIEPAAAAVVAGPAGAGAEAAEEKSEFDVILKAAGSSKLAVVKLVKELTGAGLKDAKELVDNAPSPIKEGVSKDEAEALKAQLEEAGAEVELK
- the rplJ gene encoding 50S ribosomal protein L10, with translation MTREEKSIVIKDLTAQLGDNVHIYLADISGLDAGATSNLRRACFKAGVSLAVVKNTLLSKAMEASDKDFAELPNVLKGNTAIMFAETGNAPAKVIKEFRKKSDKPLLKGAFIEEAIYVGDDQLDSLVNIKSREELIGDIVGLLQSPAKNVVSALKSSGGKLAGIIKTLSEKEG